The Desmodus rotundus isolate HL8 chromosome 3, HLdesRot8A.1, whole genome shotgun sequence genome includes a region encoding these proteins:
- the TMEM125 gene encoding transmembrane protein 125: MPGGEARAPPVRGLPPDVLVEQVELWWSQQPRRSAVCFGMAVGLVAGCGAGGVALLASTSSRSGEWRLAVGTVLCLLALLVLVKQLMSSAVQDMNCIRQPQHVALLRSGGGADALVVLFSGLVLLVTGLTLAGLAAAPAPARPLTAMLSVGIALAASGSLLLLGLLLYQVGVSGHCLPICAAAPSAHSDHSSNGSIFSISGRLSAAQRQETTSSIASLI; the protein is encoded by the coding sequence ATGCCAGGAGGAGAGGCGCGAGCCCCGCCAGTCAGGGGGCTGCCCCCAGACGTGCTAGTGGAGCAGGTGGAGTTATGGTGGTCCCAGCAGCCGCGGCGCTCGGCGGTCTGCTTTGGCATGGCCGTGGGCCTCGTGGCTGGCTGTGGGGCGGGTGGTGTGGCACTGCTCGCCTCTACCAGCAGTCGCTCGGGTGAGTGGCGGCTGGCAGTGGGCACCGTGCTCTGCCTGCTGGCCCTGCTGGTTCTGGTTAAGCAGCTGATGAGTTCAGCTGTGCAGGACATGAACTGCATACGCCAGCCCCAACACGTGGCCCTGCTGCGCAGTGGTGGCGGTGCCGATGCCCTCGTGGTGCTGTTCAGTGGCCTGGTACTGCTGGTCACCGGCCTGACTCTGGCCGGGCTGGCTgccgcccctgcccctgcccggccacTGACCGCCATGCTGTCCGTGGGCATTGCCCTGGCTGCCTCCGGCTCACTCTTGCTACTGGGCTTGCTGCTGTATCAGGTGGGCGTGAGTGGACACTGCCTGCCCATCTGCGCAGCCGCCCCCTCCGCCCACAGTGACCACAGTAGCAACGGCAGCATCTTCAGCATCTCAGGACGGCTGTCTGCTGCCCAGCGTCAGGAGACCACGTCCAGCATCGCCAGCCTCATCTGA